A genomic region of Streptomyces rimosus contains the following coding sequences:
- a CDS encoding TetR/AcrR family transcriptional regulator, with product MTATRSRTRAPGACAATPPHRLRADALRNRERIIGAAREAMVEFGAEIPLDEIARRAGVGNATLYRHFPDRLDLIHHVTLSVMDRTADKAEAALTEEPDAFQALRRFVFAAVEERIGALCPLLSDGVDKDHPDLLAARGRLEGAVEALMGAARDSGQLRTDIAVGDLMVALTQLTRPLPGSGCTDFDRFVYRHLLLFLDGLRAPARSELPGCAATLEDLRHS from the coding sequence ATGACCGCCACCCGGTCCCGCACCCGCGCCCCCGGCGCATGCGCGGCGACGCCACCGCACCGGCTGCGGGCGGACGCGTTGCGCAACCGGGAGCGGATCATCGGGGCGGCGCGTGAGGCGATGGTCGAGTTCGGGGCGGAGATCCCGCTCGATGAAATCGCTCGACGCGCCGGGGTCGGCAATGCGACGCTCTACCGTCACTTCCCGGATCGCCTGGATTTGATCCACCACGTCACGCTCTCCGTCATGGACCGCACCGCGGACAAGGCGGAGGCCGCGCTCACCGAGGAACCCGATGCCTTCCAGGCGTTGCGGCGCTTCGTGTTCGCGGCGGTCGAGGAGCGGATCGGGGCCCTGTGCCCGCTGCTCTCGGACGGTGTCGACAAGGACCACCCCGACCTGCTCGCAGCGCGCGGGCGCCTGGAGGGGGCCGTCGAGGCCCTGATGGGCGCCGCGCGCGACAGCGGCCAGCTGCGTACCGACATCGCCGTCGGTGACCTGATGGTCGCGCTCACTCAGCTCACGCGTCCGCTGCCTGGAAGCGGGTGTACCGACTTCGACCGGTTCGTGTACCGGCACCTGCTGCTGTTCCTGGACGGACTGCGGGCGCCGGCACGCTCTGAACTGCCCGGTTGCGCGGCCACGCTGGAGGACCTCCGGCACAGCTAG
- a CDS encoding MFS transporter — protein sequence MSESATHVDPRRWKALIFIALAQLMVVLDATIVNIALPSAQADLGISDANRQWVITAYALAFGGLLLFGGRVADLWGRKRTFIIGLVGFALASALGGAASNEGVLLGARALQGVFGALLAPSALSLLAVTFTEARERAKAFGIFGAIAGGGGAVGLILGGVLTEYMNWRWTFFVNIPFAVVAAAGALLVIREPAGSRNPSRLDVPGVILATLGLVSLVYGFTRAESDGWGAGMTIGLFVAAAVLLATFVLVESKVKSPLLPLRVLTDRNRAGVYASLGLAVIGMFGLFLFLTYYMQIVKGYTPVTTGLAFLPMIVGMITGSTQIGARLMTRVRPRLLMAPGFLLAAVGMLILTQIDLDTSYATQILPAFLLLGLGMGTAFMPAMSLATHGVQPRDAGVASAMVNTSQQVGGAIGTALLNTIAASATTAYATSHAKSAPSVDLLKLESMVHGYTSAIWWAVGILAVAAAIAFTMVTTGSQGGGPVARSGDGADAAADADAEADVPIPVMAH from the coding sequence ATGTCTGAATCGGCCACGCACGTCGATCCCCGGCGCTGGAAAGCGCTCATATTCATCGCCCTGGCGCAGCTCATGGTCGTGCTCGACGCGACGATCGTGAACATCGCGCTGCCCTCCGCCCAGGCCGACCTCGGCATCTCCGACGCCAACCGGCAGTGGGTCATCACGGCGTACGCGCTCGCCTTCGGCGGCCTGCTGCTGTTCGGCGGACGCGTCGCCGACCTGTGGGGCCGCAAGCGGACCTTCATCATCGGCCTGGTCGGGTTCGCGCTGGCCTCGGCCCTCGGTGGCGCCGCGTCCAACGAGGGTGTCCTGCTCGGCGCCCGCGCCCTCCAGGGCGTCTTCGGCGCGCTGCTGGCGCCGTCGGCGCTGTCGCTGCTCGCGGTGACGTTCACCGAGGCGCGGGAGCGGGCCAAGGCGTTCGGCATCTTCGGTGCCATCGCCGGTGGCGGCGGTGCCGTCGGTCTGATCCTCGGCGGCGTCCTGACCGAGTACATGAACTGGCGCTGGACCTTCTTCGTCAACATCCCGTTCGCCGTGGTCGCCGCGGCCGGCGCACTGCTGGTGATCCGCGAGCCCGCGGGCAGCCGCAACCCGTCCCGCCTGGACGTGCCCGGCGTCATCCTGGCCACCCTCGGCCTGGTGTCCCTGGTCTACGGCTTCACGCGCGCCGAGTCCGACGGCTGGGGCGCCGGGATGACCATCGGCCTGTTCGTGGCGGCCGCCGTGCTGCTCGCGACGTTCGTGCTGGTCGAGTCGAAGGTCAAGTCCCCGCTGCTGCCGCTGCGGGTGCTCACCGACCGCAACCGCGCCGGTGTCTATGCGTCGCTGGGCCTGGCCGTCATCGGCATGTTCGGTCTGTTCCTGTTCCTGACGTACTACATGCAGATCGTGAAGGGCTACACGCCGGTCACGACCGGCCTGGCCTTCCTGCCGATGATCGTCGGCATGATCACCGGCTCGACGCAGATCGGCGCCCGGCTGATGACCCGCGTCCGGCCGCGGCTGCTGATGGCCCCGGGCTTCCTGCTCGCCGCCGTCGGCATGCTGATCCTGACCCAGATCGACCTGGACACGTCCTACGCGACGCAGATCCTGCCCGCGTTCCTGCTGCTCGGGCTCGGTATGGGTACGGCGTTCATGCCCGCGATGTCGCTGGCCACGCACGGCGTCCAGCCGCGGGACGCGGGTGTCGCCTCGGCGATGGTCAACACCTCGCAGCAGGTGGGCGGCGCGATCGGTACGGCCCTGCTGAACACCATCGCGGCCAGCGCCACCACCGCGTACGCCACCTCGCACGCGAAGAGCGCGCCCTCGGTGGACCTGCTGAAGCTGGAGTCGATGGTGCACGGCTACACCTCCGCGATCTGGTGGGCGGTCGGCATCCTGGCCGTGGCCGCGGCCATCGCGTTCACCATGGTCACCACCGGCAGCCAGGGCGGCGGACCGGTCGCCCGCTCCGGCGACGGCGCGGACGCGGCGGCAGACGCCGACGCGGAGGCGGACGTACCGATTCCGGTCATGGCGCACTGA
- a CDS encoding MarR family winged helix-turn-helix transcriptional regulator — protein MSNEPAGEPRWLSDEEQYAWQSYLHATTLLEDHLDRQLQRDAGMPHVYYGLLVQLSRAPRRRLRMTELAQNAKITRSRLSHAVARLEKSGWVRREDCPSDKRGQNAVLTDEGLRVLEKAAPGHVSAVRAALFDRLSPEQVRQLADICRTVADGLQPQGADLPWLR, from the coding sequence ATGAGCAACGAACCCGCAGGCGAGCCGCGCTGGCTCAGCGACGAAGAGCAGTACGCCTGGCAGTCGTACCTGCATGCCACCACGCTCCTGGAGGACCATCTCGACCGCCAGCTCCAGCGTGACGCGGGCATGCCGCACGTCTACTACGGGCTGCTCGTCCAGCTCTCCCGGGCGCCCCGGCGCCGGTTGCGGATGACCGAACTGGCCCAGAACGCCAAGATCACCCGCTCCCGGCTGTCGCACGCCGTGGCCCGCCTGGAGAAGAGCGGCTGGGTCCGGCGCGAGGACTGCCCCTCGGACAAGCGCGGCCAGAACGCCGTCCTCACCGACGAGGGCCTGCGCGTCCTGGAGAAGGCCGCGCCCGGCCATGTCTCCGCCGTACGGGCGGCCCTCTTCGACCGTCTCAGCCCCGAGCAGGTCCGCCAGCTGGCCGACATCTGCCGCACGGTGGCCGACGGCCTGCAACCGCAAGGCGCCGACCTGCCCTGGCTCCGCTGA
- a CDS encoding questin oxidase family protein, whose translation MDITSGILDEALERLHGSGPEFQGFLANHGPMAVEALVRHGQAGSVHRWLDHYEEKLEDVPSLQGTVTDANWQEALGDPRRVSDWTAYFTRLVAERPWRDVLAEWWPRLLPGIAGAATHPVIRVGHVVRTLLEDGEEAPRIAELAHALGYWAARHTTLPVSVNPTGTASPAEALAALPRVADQQVLPLDGLAQLPGTPGWLATAESLHVPADDPDAVRDRLTALVGAAVHHYLDHGYGHGVLMVHTATAPNAVLRTLPALPRELWAVSLGAVWTASAAITSVYSAAEVQSPLKEGGRLVAEEVFERAARHGDEHVIKMTDTALDVAKWSAEGDEGAGGGVDGEFFGADRALAAAVRAQQLIPADS comes from the coding sequence ATGGACATCACGAGCGGAATTCTCGACGAGGCCCTGGAGCGTCTGCACGGCTCGGGTCCCGAGTTCCAGGGCTTCCTCGCCAACCATGGGCCGATGGCCGTGGAGGCGCTGGTCAGGCATGGGCAGGCGGGTTCCGTGCACCGCTGGCTCGATCACTACGAGGAGAAACTGGAGGACGTGCCGAGCCTCCAGGGCACGGTCACCGACGCCAACTGGCAGGAGGCGCTGGGCGATCCGCGCCGGGTCTCCGACTGGACCGCGTACTTCACCCGGCTCGTCGCCGAACGTCCGTGGCGCGACGTGCTCGCCGAGTGGTGGCCGCGGTTACTGCCCGGCATCGCCGGGGCCGCGACGCACCCCGTCATCCGCGTCGGCCACGTCGTACGCACACTCCTTGAGGACGGCGAAGAGGCGCCGCGCATCGCGGAGTTGGCGCACGCTCTCGGGTACTGGGCCGCCCGGCACACCACCCTGCCCGTCTCCGTGAACCCCACCGGCACCGCCTCGCCCGCCGAAGCGCTGGCCGCCCTCCCGCGCGTCGCCGACCAACAGGTGCTGCCTCTCGACGGTTTGGCCCAGCTGCCCGGTACGCCCGGCTGGCTGGCCACCGCCGAGTCGCTGCACGTACCGGCCGACGACCCCGACGCCGTACGCGACCGGCTCACCGCGCTCGTCGGGGCCGCCGTGCACCACTACCTGGACCACGGGTACGGCCATGGCGTCCTGATGGTGCACACCGCCACCGCCCCGAACGCGGTGCTGCGCACCCTGCCCGCGCTCCCCCGCGAACTGTGGGCGGTCTCGCTCGGCGCGGTCTGGACGGCGAGCGCGGCGATCACGTCGGTCTACTCGGCCGCCGAGGTGCAGTCGCCGTTGAAGGAGGGCGGCCGGCTCGTCGCCGAGGAGGTTTTCGAACGGGCGGCGCGGCACGGCGACGAACATGTCATCAAGATGACCGACACCGCGCTGGACGTGGCGAAGTGGTCTGCGGAGGGTGACGAGGGTGCGGGCGGTGGCGTGGACGGCGAGTTCTTCGGCGCCGATCGGGCTCTGGCCGCCGCGGTGCGCGCTCAGCAGCTGATTCCCGCCGATTCCTGA
- a CDS encoding pyridoxamine 5'-phosphate oxidase family protein → MTSDSTGTRTGTATGAGVSWAGFAAEQPEAAGRVEARFGAYRHHVLGTLRRDGSPRLTGIEADFRAGELWLGMMAGSRKALDLRRDPRFALHANPGPGTDLAGGDVRVAGRAVEVTDPAVLAWYVGETKPPEPFHLFRAELTEVVRTYVEDPHIVLETWRPGGPQRVIRRGNGAEPPEVTVVPG, encoded by the coding sequence ATGACGAGCGACAGCACAGGTACACGTACGGGTACAGCCACAGGCGCAGGCGTGAGCTGGGCCGGATTCGCGGCCGAGCAGCCGGAGGCGGCGGGTCGGGTGGAGGCGCGCTTCGGGGCGTACCGGCACCACGTCCTCGGGACGCTCCGCCGCGACGGCTCGCCGCGCCTGACCGGCATCGAGGCGGACTTCCGCGCCGGCGAACTGTGGCTGGGCATGATGGCGGGCTCCCGCAAGGCGCTGGACCTGCGGCGCGACCCGCGCTTCGCGCTGCACGCCAATCCGGGGCCGGGCACGGACCTGGCGGGCGGCGACGTACGGGTCGCCGGGCGGGCCGTGGAGGTGACCGACCCGGCGGTGCTCGCGTGGTACGTGGGCGAGACGAAGCCGCCGGAGCCGTTCCACCTGTTCCGGGCGGAGCTGACCGAGGTGGTGCGCACGTACGTGGAGGACCCGCACATCGTGCTGGAGACCTGGCGGCCCGGCGGCCCCCAGCGCGTCATCCGGCGGGGCAACGGGGCCGAGCCGCCCGAGGTCACGGTCGTCCCCGGGTGA
- a CDS encoding ABC transporter permease family protein yields MQTPAHRHGATADPQSRDASQPYTAHSDTPVHRDTPVHRDTSVHPDNPAAASGPHGRSTMAVALPVAAALLYGLWTVFVDRTSGSSLGHAWLLGLITAVVSGVLGLLLVRVQPTLVTEVRALAYGAFFGTAIGYLYSISGTAGHTTLESVRMGAVMGAVMFAVSLYIFRTHRVREPHGEHRPRRTHHHPHPSN; encoded by the coding sequence ATGCAGACGCCCGCCCACCGGCACGGCGCGACCGCCGACCCGCAGTCGCGGGACGCGTCGCAGCCGTACACAGCGCACTCGGACACCCCGGTACACCGCGACACCCCGGTACACCGCGACACCTCGGTACACCCGGACAACCCGGCCGCGGCCTCCGGGCCGCACGGCAGGTCCACCATGGCCGTGGCCCTGCCCGTCGCCGCGGCACTCCTCTACGGCCTGTGGACCGTCTTCGTGGACCGCACGAGCGGTTCCTCGCTGGGTCACGCCTGGCTGCTGGGCCTGATCACGGCCGTCGTCAGCGGCGTGCTCGGCCTGCTGCTCGTACGGGTCCAGCCGACCCTGGTCACGGAGGTACGGGCGCTGGCGTACGGAGCGTTCTTCGGCACCGCGATCGGCTACCTCTACAGCATCTCCGGCACGGCCGGGCACACCACCCTGGAGTCGGTGCGCATGGGAGCGGTCATGGGCGCGGTGATGTTCGCCGTCTCCCTGTACATCTTCCGCACCCACCGCGTCCGCGAGCCCCACGGCGAACACCGCCCGCGCCGGACCCACCACCACCCGCACCCGTCCAACTGA
- a CDS encoding GNAT family N-acetyltransferase, with protein sequence MPSEYREVQVRPATEADLGDLTDLYNHYVRETTITFDTEPFTPEQRRSWLLSHPVDGPHRLLVAQERAHGARARGGRSADRGGRLLGYVTSSPFRIKPAYSTSVEVSVYCAPGAAGRGVGTLLYKSLFEALAGEDVHRAYAGIALPNEASVRLHARFGFRHVGTYGEVGRKFGRYWDVAWYEKHLGTGSSG encoded by the coding sequence ATGCCGTCGGAGTACCGGGAAGTGCAGGTCAGACCGGCCACCGAGGCTGATCTCGGGGACCTCACGGACCTCTACAACCACTACGTCCGTGAGACGACCATCACATTCGACACGGAGCCCTTCACCCCCGAGCAGCGCCGCTCGTGGTTGCTCTCCCACCCTGTAGACGGCCCGCACCGCCTTCTGGTTGCTCAGGAGAGGGCGCACGGGGCGCGGGCGCGCGGCGGGCGGTCCGCGGATCGCGGTGGACGGCTGTTGGGTTATGTGACCAGTAGTCCTTTCCGGATCAAGCCCGCCTATTCCACTTCGGTCGAGGTCAGCGTCTACTGCGCGCCGGGGGCCGCGGGCCGCGGCGTCGGCACGCTGCTCTACAAGTCCCTCTTCGAGGCGCTCGCCGGCGAGGACGTGCACCGCGCGTACGCGGGCATCGCCCTGCCCAACGAGGCGTCCGTCCGGCTGCACGCCCGCTTCGGCTTCCGGCACGTCGGTACGTACGGCGAGGTCGGCCGCAAATTCGGGCGCTACTGGGACGTCGCTTGGTACGAGAAACACCTGGGCACCGGCTCCTCCGGTTGA
- a CDS encoding sigma-70 family RNA polymerase sigma factor, with translation MATRAVARRQATSSGADGTNSVRAVGGEIADRDLVGMYLDEIARTPLLDAAREVELSQTIEAGVYARQILDGVVEDGNAAGGTREELEALAEEAEKAKDIFIRSNLRLVVAVARRYPRSGLPLLDLIQEGNAGLVRAVEKFDYAKGFKFSTYATWWIRQAITRSIADQSRTIRLPVHLVEELGRIRRVQREFNRENGRDPEPAEIAQELGSTPERVTDVLDWARDPVSLNMSVDDEGDTQFGDLLEDTSAASPEQSVLTLLRSEELEDLIDRLDHRTASIIKARYGIEDGRERTLTEVGKQHGLTRERIRQIEKHALLELKRMARDTGFDAAA, from the coding sequence ATGGCAACCCGTGCCGTCGCCCGTCGTCAGGCCACCAGCAGCGGTGCCGACGGGACCAACAGTGTTCGCGCCGTAGGCGGGGAGATCGCCGACCGCGACCTGGTCGGCATGTACCTCGACGAGATCGCGCGTACCCCTCTGCTCGACGCCGCCCGTGAGGTCGAGCTGTCCCAGACGATCGAAGCGGGTGTCTACGCCCGGCAGATCCTCGACGGGGTCGTCGAGGACGGCAACGCCGCCGGCGGCACCCGTGAAGAGCTCGAAGCGCTGGCCGAAGAGGCGGAGAAGGCCAAGGACATCTTCATCCGCTCCAACCTGCGCCTGGTCGTGGCGGTCGCCCGCCGCTACCCGCGCTCCGGCCTGCCCCTGCTCGACCTGATCCAGGAGGGCAACGCGGGCCTGGTCCGCGCGGTCGAGAAGTTCGACTACGCCAAGGGCTTCAAGTTCTCCACGTACGCGACGTGGTGGATCCGCCAGGCCATCACCCGCTCCATCGCCGACCAGTCGCGCACCATCCGGCTGCCCGTCCACCTCGTGGAGGAGCTGGGCCGCATCCGCCGCGTCCAGCGCGAGTTCAACCGGGAGAACGGCCGCGACCCCGAGCCCGCCGAGATCGCCCAGGAGCTGGGCTCCACGCCCGAGCGCGTCACGGACGTCCTGGACTGGGCGCGCGACCCGGTCAGCCTGAACATGTCGGTCGACGACGAGGGCGACACCCAGTTCGGCGACCTGCTGGAGGACACCTCCGCCGCCTCGCCCGAGCAGTCCGTCCTGACGCTGCTGCGCAGCGAGGAGCTGGAGGACCTGATCGACCGCCTCGACCACCGTACGGCCTCGATCATCAAGGCCCGGTACGGCATCGAGGACGGCCGCGAGCGCACCCTCACCGAGGTCGGCAAGCAGCACGGCCTGACGCGCGAGCGCATCCGGCAGATAGAGAAGCACGCGCTGCTGGAGCTGAAGCGGATGGCGCGCGACACGGGGTTCGACGCGGCGGCGTAA
- a CDS encoding DeoR/GlpR family DNA-binding transcription regulator, translating to MYAAERQQEILRLAREGGRVDVLSLAEEFQVTAETVRRDLKALDRAGLVRRVHGGAIPAGRLDFEPDLAERDTVAADEKQRIARAALAELPGGSAPGSVILDAGTTAARIAAELPLEAELTVVTHALPVAARLADHPGLTLHLVGGRIRHRTRAAVDDWALRAYREINADVVFLATNGFSLEGGLTTPDLAEAAVKRAAVAAARRVVLVADSSKFGQVHFARFGGLDDVDLLVTDTGLSPDDALAIERAGTEVVRA from the coding sequence ATGTACGCAGCGGAGCGGCAGCAGGAGATCCTGCGACTGGCACGCGAGGGCGGGCGGGTCGACGTGCTCTCGCTCGCCGAGGAGTTCCAGGTCACCGCCGAGACCGTCCGCCGGGACCTGAAGGCCCTGGACCGGGCCGGGCTGGTGCGCCGGGTGCACGGCGGCGCCATCCCCGCCGGGCGCCTGGACTTCGAGCCGGACCTCGCCGAGCGGGACACCGTCGCCGCCGACGAGAAGCAGCGCATCGCGCGGGCCGCGCTCGCCGAGCTGCCCGGCGGCTCCGCCCCCGGCAGCGTGATCCTCGACGCGGGCACCACGGCCGCCCGGATCGCCGCCGAACTGCCGCTGGAGGCCGAGCTGACCGTCGTCACGCACGCCCTCCCGGTCGCCGCGCGGCTGGCCGATCACCCCGGCCTGACCCTGCACCTCGTGGGCGGCCGCATCCGGCACCGTACGCGGGCCGCCGTCGACGACTGGGCCCTGCGCGCCTACCGCGAGATCAACGCGGACGTGGTGTTCCTGGCGACCAACGGCTTTTCCCTGGAAGGCGGCCTGACCACCCCCGACCTCGCCGAGGCGGCCGTCAAGCGGGCTGCGGTCGCCGCGGCCCGGCGGGTCGTGCTCGTCGCGGACAGCAGCAAGTTCGGGCAGGTCCACTTCGCCCGCTTCGGCGGACTCGACGACGTGGACCTGCTCGTCACCGACACCGGGCTCAGCCCCGACGACGCCCTCGCCATCGAGCGCGCGGGCACGGAAGTAGTGCGCGCATGA
- the pfkB gene encoding 1-phosphofructokinase, which produces MILTVTPNPSLDRTYEIPTLERGAVLRATADRIDPGGKGVNVSRAVAAAGHRTLAVLPLGGPAGAALGDLLAAEGIEVAGVPVAGQTRSNISAVEPDGTLTKINAAGPELSADESRALLETVRTRSAGADWIACCGSLPRGLAPSWYAELVAQVHQAGARIALDTSGPSLTAALAARPDVVKPNAEELAQAVGRPLRTVGDAVEAARDLRKLGAGAVLASLGADGQLLVDADGERFASARVATVRSNVGAGDASLAGFLAAGGVGVRALASAVAYGAAAVQLPGSAMPAPMDLDPSAVLVGDTVPVGLELREPAG; this is translated from the coding sequence ATGATCCTCACCGTCACCCCCAACCCCAGCCTGGACCGTACGTACGAGATCCCGACGCTGGAGCGCGGCGCCGTGCTGCGCGCCACCGCCGACCGGATCGACCCGGGCGGCAAGGGCGTCAACGTCTCCCGGGCCGTCGCGGCGGCCGGGCACCGCACGCTGGCCGTGCTGCCCCTCGGCGGCCCGGCGGGCGCGGCGCTGGGCGATCTGCTGGCGGCGGAGGGCATCGAGGTCGCGGGCGTACCGGTGGCCGGGCAGACCCGGTCGAACATCTCCGCCGTCGAACCGGACGGCACCCTGACGAAGATCAACGCGGCCGGTCCCGAACTGTCGGCGGACGAGTCGCGGGCGCTGCTGGAGACCGTACGCACCCGGTCGGCCGGGGCGGACTGGATCGCCTGCTGCGGCAGCCTGCCGCGCGGGCTGGCCCCCTCCTGGTACGCGGAACTGGTCGCCCAGGTGCACCAGGCCGGAGCCCGGATCGCGCTGGACACGTCCGGACCGTCGCTGACCGCCGCCCTGGCGGCCCGCCCCGACGTCGTCAAGCCGAACGCGGAGGAACTCGCCCAGGCGGTGGGCCGCCCGCTGCGCACCGTCGGCGACGCGGTCGAGGCCGCGCGCGACCTGCGGAAGCTCGGCGCGGGCGCGGTGCTCGCCTCCCTGGGCGCGGACGGGCAACTGCTCGTGGACGCGGACGGCGAGCGGTTCGCCTCCGCGCGGGTCGCGACCGTACGCAGCAACGTGGGCGCGGGCGACGCGTCGCTGGCCGGGTTCCTGGCGGCGGGCGGCGTCGGCGTACGGGCGCTGGCCTCGGCCGTGGCGTACGGGGCGGCGGCGGTGCAACTGCCGGGCAGTGCGATGCCGGCGCCGATGGATCTGGATCCTTCGGCGGTCCTGGTGGGCGACACCGTGCCGGTGGGGCTGGAACTGCGGGAGCCGGCGGGATGA
- a CDS encoding PTS fructose transporter subunit IIABC: MSELITAELVDLDLSAGSKEAAARSLAERMAGLGRVTDLDGFLADVAAREAQMPTGLDGGIGIPHCRSAHVTEPTLAFGRSAAGIDFGAADGPADLIFLIAAPAGGDADHLSILSTLARHLMDEEFTGALRRADDPAAAAALIRGDEPEAVTEAEAGPEAEAVTEPAAEPEPAAKPETDAGPEAKPEPAPPFKIVAVTSCPTGIAHTYMAAEALAKAGKEAGVELVVETQGSAGFKRLDPEVVAAADGVIFAHDVEVRDKARFAGKPTVDVGVKAGVNRPAELIAEVREKAARGDVSAPAAAGSAPMDRDGEAGDGFGTRLRKWLMTGVSYMVPFVAAGGLLIALAFAIGGYGINKAPSVAEHFVWTESASWAALLFQIGSVAFGFLVPVLAGFIAYGMADRPGLVPGFVGGAIALTVNAGFLGGLIAGLIAGAVVMAVQRVRVAPALRGIMPVVVIPLISSAVVGFLMFLVVGKPIAALQKALTDWLSGLSGANAVILGVILGLMMTFDLGGPLNKVAYAFAVGGLANPNDGSLKVMAAVMAAGMVPPLAMAVATTVRGGLFTRTERENGKAAWVLGASFITEGAIPFAAADPLRVIPSAMAGGAVTGALSMAFGCTLRAPHGGVFVVPLIGQPLLYLVAVLAGTAVTAALVVLLKGLRKTAAPAVAAPEATAVAGEPAGV, translated from the coding sequence ATGAGTGAGCTGATCACCGCGGAACTGGTCGATCTGGACCTGTCCGCCGGGAGCAAGGAGGCGGCGGCGCGGTCGCTGGCCGAGCGGATGGCCGGGCTGGGCCGGGTCACCGATCTGGACGGCTTCCTCGCGGACGTGGCCGCGCGCGAGGCCCAGATGCCGACCGGCCTGGACGGCGGCATCGGCATACCGCACTGCCGCAGCGCGCACGTCACCGAGCCGACGCTCGCCTTCGGACGCAGCGCCGCCGGGATCGACTTCGGCGCCGCCGACGGCCCGGCCGACCTGATCTTCCTGATCGCGGCACCGGCGGGCGGCGACGCCGACCACCTGTCGATCCTGTCGACGCTGGCCCGGCACCTGATGGACGAGGAGTTCACGGGGGCGCTGCGCAGGGCGGACGATCCGGCGGCGGCTGCGGCGCTCATCCGGGGGGACGAGCCGGAGGCCGTAACGGAGGCGGAGGCCGGGCCCGAGGCGGAGGCCGTAACCGAGCCTGCGGCGGAGCCCGAGCCTGCGGCGAAGCCTGAGACAGACGCCGGGCCGGAGGCGAAGCCCGAGCCCGCACCCCCCTTCAAGATAGTCGCCGTAACCTCCTGCCCCACCGGCATCGCCCACACCTACATGGCCGCCGAAGCGCTGGCCAAGGCGGGCAAGGAGGCCGGGGTCGAACTGGTCGTGGAGACGCAGGGGTCGGCCGGGTTCAAGCGGCTGGACCCGGAGGTCGTGGCCGCCGCCGACGGCGTGATCTTCGCGCATGACGTGGAGGTGCGGGACAAGGCGCGGTTCGCCGGGAAGCCGACGGTCGACGTGGGCGTGAAGGCCGGCGTCAACCGGCCCGCCGAACTGATCGCCGAGGTACGGGAGAAGGCCGCGCGCGGCGACGTCTCCGCACCCGCGGCGGCCGGGTCCGCGCCCATGGACCGGGACGGCGAGGCGGGCGACGGCTTCGGCACGCGGCTGCGCAAGTGGCTGATGACCGGCGTCAGCTACATGGTCCCGTTCGTCGCCGCGGGCGGCCTGCTGATCGCGCTGGCCTTCGCGATCGGCGGGTACGGGATCAACAAGGCGCCGTCCGTCGCCGAGCACTTCGTATGGACCGAGTCCGCGAGCTGGGCGGCGCTGCTCTTCCAGATCGGCAGCGTCGCCTTCGGCTTCCTCGTCCCCGTACTGGCCGGCTTCATCGCATACGGCATGGCCGACCGGCCGGGCCTGGTGCCGGGCTTCGTCGGCGGCGCGATCGCCCTGACCGTCAACGCCGGCTTCCTCGGCGGCCTGATCGCCGGACTGATCGCGGGCGCGGTGGTGATGGCGGTCCAGCGGGTCCGGGTGGCGCCCGCGCTGCGCGGCATCATGCCCGTGGTCGTCATCCCGCTGATCTCGTCGGCCGTCGTCGGGTTCCTGATGTTCCTGGTGGTCGGCAAGCCGATCGCGGCGCTCCAGAAGGCGCTGACCGACTGGCTGAGCGGGCTGTCGGGCGCCAACGCGGTCATCCTGGGCGTCATCCTCGGCCTGATGATGACGTTCGACCTCGGCGGCCCGCTCAACAAGGTGGCCTACGCGTTCGCGGTGGGCGGCCTGGCCAACCCCAACGACGGCAGCCTGAAGGTGATGGCCGCGGTGATGGCGGCGGGCATGGTGCCGCCGCTGGCGATGGCGGTGGCCACGACCGTACGCGGCGGGCTGTTCACCCGTACCGAGCGGGAGAACGGCAAGGCGGCCTGGGTGCTGGGCGCCTCCTTCATCACCGAGGGCGCCATCCCGTTCGCGGCGGCCGACCCGCTGCGCGTCATCCCGTCCGCGATGGCGGGCGGCGCGGTGACCGGCGCCCTGTCGATGGCGTTCGGCTGCACGCTGCGCGCCCCGCACGGCGGTGTCTTCGTGGTGCCGCTGATCGGGCAGCCGCTGCTGTACCTGGTGGCCGTGCTGGCCGGTACGGCGGTCACCGCGGCGCTGGTCGTCCTCCTGAAGGGCCTGCGGAAGACGGCCGCGCCCGCGGTCGCCGCGCCGGAGGCGACGGCGGTCGCGGGTGAGCCGGCCGGGGTCTGA